A part of Pararoseomonas sp. SCSIO 73927 genomic DNA contains:
- a CDS encoding efflux RND transporter periplasmic adaptor subunit, whose translation MNMMTPPQIAEVASQSAAAHAAAPAEAPAPARRRLPLLLAGIAVIAAGGYAWKEFGGHQAPAVISPAQAASNLGRQADGSFRITPTEAKLLRVEPVAARAFRPERVAEGRIAFNEERSTPVFSPYTGRVVRAVAQPGQQVAAGDTLFEIETTDLTQAANDLLSALDAAGKSRTQVDLARRNDARQRDLFAAKAAARRDVEQAGADLANAISDQRTAETTLSAARDKLRVLGRTPEQVAEIERTRRVNAVVAVTAPLAGTVVFRRIGPNQWLNAGNSDPIYTIADLSQMWLVAGVREMDAPMVRPGQTVQVTVDALPGRTFNARIANVANSLDPATRRLTVRAAVDDPEHLLKPEMFASFRIAVGEASDAVAVPAGALIYRGANTSLWEALGDDRFVMRSVRTGLQSDGMVQVTEGLNPGARIVTGGALFIDRAAQD comes from the coding sequence ATGAACATGATGACCCCGCCGCAGATCGCCGAGGTGGCCTCCCAGAGTGCCGCCGCCCACGCGGCCGCCCCGGCGGAGGCGCCCGCCCCGGCGCGCCGCCGCCTGCCCCTGCTGCTGGCCGGCATCGCCGTGATCGCGGCGGGCGGCTATGCCTGGAAGGAGTTCGGCGGGCACCAGGCCCCGGCCGTGATCTCCCCGGCCCAGGCCGCCTCCAACCTCGGCCGCCAGGCCGACGGTTCCTTCCGGATCACCCCGACCGAGGCGAAGCTGCTGCGCGTGGAGCCGGTGGCCGCCCGCGCCTTCCGCCCGGAACGCGTGGCCGAGGGCCGCATCGCCTTCAACGAGGAGCGGTCCACCCCCGTCTTCTCGCCGTATACCGGCCGCGTGGTCCGCGCCGTCGCGCAGCCCGGCCAGCAGGTCGCGGCCGGCGACACCCTCTTCGAGATCGAGACGACGGACCTGACGCAGGCCGCGAACGACCTTCTCTCCGCCCTGGATGCTGCCGGCAAGTCCCGCACGCAGGTGGACCTGGCCCGCCGGAACGACGCGCGGCAGCGCGACCTCTTTGCCGCCAAGGCCGCCGCCCGGCGCGACGTGGAGCAGGCGGGCGCCGACCTCGCCAACGCCATCTCCGACCAGCGCACCGCCGAGACCACCCTCTCCGCCGCGCGCGACAAGCTGCGCGTGCTCGGCCGCACCCCGGAGCAGGTCGCCGAGATCGAGCGGACCCGCCGCGTGAACGCCGTGGTGGCCGTGACCGCGCCGCTGGCCGGCACCGTGGTGTTCCGCCGCATCGGCCCGAACCAGTGGCTGAACGCCGGCAATTCCGACCCGATCTACACCATCGCCGACCTGTCCCAGATGTGGCTGGTGGCGGGAGTGCGGGAGATGGACGCGCCGATGGTGCGCCCGGGCCAGACCGTGCAGGTCACGGTGGACGCGCTGCCCGGCCGCACCTTCAACGCCCGGATCGCGAATGTCGCCAACTCCCTGGACCCGGCCACCCGCCGCCTGACCGTGCGCGCCGCCGTGGACGACCCGGAGCACCTGCTGAAGCCGGAGATGTTCGCTTCCTTCCGCATCGCCGTGGGCGAGGCCAGCGACGCAGTGGCGGTGCCGGCCGGCGCCCTGATCTACCGCGGCGCCAACACCTCCCTCTGGGAGGCGCTGGGCGACGACCGCTTCGTGATGCGGAGCGTGCGCACGGGCCTGCAGTCCGACGGCATGGTGCAGGTCACGGAGGGGCTCAACCCCGGCGCCCGCATCGTGACCGGCGGCGCGCTGTTCATCGATCGGGCAGCGCAGGACTGA
- a CDS encoding HAMP domain-containing sensor histidine kinase yields the protein MRNPSAPARRTPAEGAEARPGSPGPHSFVARLAAAYAVIGLGALVVGGVILHQTLSRVVWLEHQRGILAAGAEVTSRMEREGLAGLSRPLGGESGRRFDASTGSMLYAITDARGDRLAVSPGVGSQLPRVEENGLIPSTFQQGQDGTRLWGVTHWVTAPDGKRLAVQIAQDMERSYIVLDDVPAAALGPVVLVLIAGGVLLFIANVGLLILLSSPLRRAAREAERIGHGGPPRLDEEGIPRELLPLIGAVNGALDRLDDSLEWQRGFSAEVAHELRTPLAIIQAELDLLDAGAVTDRLRRDVQELAELVSDLLEAAEAARDMPVAEGAFDLAELVAHVAGRFAPIAAREGHPLSSPPANAPVWVRGEREAIGRALRNLVENAIAHSPPGGTVTLRLAAAREGMAVVEVADQGKGVPEAERKSVFRRHWRAGDVRRRGLGLGLSIVERIVSAHGGTAEVGEATGGGALFSLNLPLAPAPAPATAGD from the coding sequence TTGCGCAACCCGTCCGCCCCGGCCCGCCGAACCCCGGCGGAGGGCGCCGAGGCCCGGCCCGGCTCCCCGGGGCCGCACAGCTTCGTCGCCCGGCTGGCGGCCGCCTACGCCGTGATCGGCCTCGGCGCGCTCGTGGTCGGCGGCGTGATCCTGCACCAGACGCTCAGCCGCGTGGTCTGGCTGGAGCACCAGCGCGGCATCCTCGCCGCCGGGGCGGAGGTGACGAGCCGGATGGAGCGCGAAGGGCTGGCCGGCCTCTCCCGCCCGCTGGGCGGGGAGAGCGGCCGGCGCTTCGACGCCTCGACCGGCTCCATGCTCTACGCCATCACCGACGCCAGGGGAGACCGCCTGGCCGTCTCGCCCGGCGTTGGCAGCCAGCTGCCGCGCGTGGAAGAGAACGGGCTGATCCCCTCCACCTTCCAGCAGGGGCAGGACGGCACGCGGCTCTGGGGCGTCACGCACTGGGTCACCGCGCCGGACGGGAAGCGCCTGGCCGTGCAGATCGCCCAGGACATGGAGCGGTCCTACATCGTGCTGGACGACGTGCCGGCGGCGGCGCTCGGCCCCGTGGTGCTGGTGCTGATCGCCGGCGGCGTGCTGCTCTTCATCGCCAATGTCGGCCTGCTGATCCTGCTCTCATCCCCCCTCCGCCGCGCGGCGAGGGAGGCGGAGCGGATCGGCCATGGTGGCCCGCCCCGGCTGGACGAGGAGGGCATCCCGCGCGAGCTGCTGCCCCTGATCGGCGCCGTGAACGGCGCGCTGGACCGGCTGGACGACAGCCTGGAATGGCAGCGTGGCTTCTCCGCCGAGGTGGCGCACGAGCTGAGGACGCCGCTCGCCATCATCCAGGCCGAGCTGGACCTGCTGGACGCGGGCGCCGTGACGGACCGGCTGCGCCGCGACGTGCAGGAATTGGCCGAACTCGTCTCCGACCTGCTGGAGGCCGCCGAGGCGGCGCGGGACATGCCCGTGGCCGAGGGCGCCTTCGACCTCGCCGAGCTCGTGGCCCACGTGGCCGGCCGCTTCGCCCCCATCGCGGCCAGGGAAGGCCACCCGCTGTCCTCCCCGCCCGCCAACGCCCCGGTCTGGGTCCGCGGAGAGCGGGAGGCGATCGGCCGCGCCCTGCGAAACCTTGTGGAGAACGCCATCGCCCATTCCCCGCCGGGCGGCACCGTCACCCTTCGCCTGGCCGCCGCCCGGGAAGGCATGGCCGTGGTCGAGGTGGCGGACCAGGGCAAGGGCGTGCCGGAAGCCGAGCGGAAGAGCGTGTTCCGCCGCCACTGGCGCGCGGGGGACGTGCGCCGCCGCGGGCTGGGGCTAGGGCTCTCCATCGTGGAGCGGATCGTGAGCGCCCATGGCGGCACGGCCGAGGTGGGCGAGGCCACCGGAGGCGGGGCGCTCTTCTCGCTGAACCTGCCGCTGGCCCCGGCGCCGGCACCGGCCACGGCGGGGGACTGA